The sequence TTCATATGGATAAAAAATCATAAAAGATTTTTATAGTCGGCGTATGCCTTGACAAGTTTTCAAATAGTAGCCAATGCTGTTGTATACAGTATTTGGCTACTTCTTTTTTAAAATATTCCGAATTCTCTATACTATTGATTCTTTCTTGAATTCATGATAACATACTTTAAAATTTAAAAATTAGTATTAAAAATAATACTTTCCATAATAGCATTAAAGCAATAGGAGTAAAATATAGAAACTATAATGTCTTAAATAACGATTGTTTTGCAACAACATATATTAATTAAAAATTAAAGATTTGACTATCTAATTTTCTCTATATATTGTTTTATTTTCAAAATTAATGTCTTTATTCGCTATTCTTTTCTTGATTTTATATTATTATTATAAATAATATTTTTTCTTTAAATATATTTTTTGTCCACTATTTTTAATTTTATCTTTTTCTCTGTATTTATAATAATTTTCATCTTTTATTATTTCGTATTTTGGTTGCATAAATTCCTTTAAAGGACTTAATTTTTTTCAGCTCTGTTCTCAATTGACACATCCCATATTTTTTTATAAACTTTCTTGTCTATAACTTGAATATATTCTCTTCCATCTTTTTTATATTTTTTCTTCTCTTTTACAACAACTGGTTCTTCATCAATTATTGCAAATCTACAATACTCATCTTTTTGTACATTATTTTTTTCAATAACTTCTTTTAAATTATTACTCCAAATTATTACATCTTTTCCTTTACTAGTTCTATATTTAACAAAATAACCAATAGACTTTTTTTATCAAAATTATAATTTGCTTCACCAAAATCAATTACTCTATAATGATGTGCTTTGTGTGTTTTTTTCTTATAATATGTTTCATTTTTTATATAAATATTTTGTTCCAATTCATTCCCGGTTTCAATATTTATTTTTTCTAATAGTTGCAGTTGCCTCTATATTTAATTTTCTTAATTCAATAGCAAAATTTTTTCTTAATTCATTCAAGTCAGCTTTTTTAATATTTACTCTTTTACCATTTTTATTTACTGATTTTAAACATAAATGACAATGTGGGTTATCTGTATCATTATGCATTGCTATAACAAAATAATTATCAGGGTATTTCTTTTTAATTGTATTTATTGCTGCAATTCTAATTTTATTAACTGGAGCAAGACTGTGCTCCTTCATAGAAAATACTATATTATATGTTTCTCTTTTTTCTTTTTGTCTAAAATTTATAATTTCATTTTGTGTAGGAATTTTATATACACTATTAAAATTTTTACAAGCATCTTTTATTTCATCTTTATTTGAATATAAATTATAATCACTATCTACTAATTCTATATTTCCTTGCCTGCTAATATAATTTATATGAGATTTTAAAAGATTAAAATTTTTACTAGAACTTGTAATTTTTATGACAACTTCATTGTTGGTTTTATTTCTACTCGCTCTTAAAAATTTTGAATAATTTGAATTATTTTTAAATGCAAATGTGCTATTTTGTTTTTGGTGAAATATTTCAAAAACTTTTCTTGCTTTCCATTCATCTTCAAAATTATATTTTTTTTCAATTTAATTTATTTCCTTTTTTGAACTCTGTAGTTCACATTTTCCATTTCTCTATTTAATTTATATAAAATTTCTTTTATGGTTTTTAAATCCGAACTAAATTTTTCATAATTTATATCAAAATTATATTTATTTGTTTCAATTGCATTTTTTAATATAGTGTTAATATTTCTACCCAATACATTTATATCATTAACTGCATCATTTAGACTTTTCATTTCTATATTTGTAAAAAATTTATCATTATAAATTGTATTTAGAAGTCTAAATTTTATTTCAGATGTAATAAAACTAAATCCATGTTCAGCTCTTTTTTTATCTAAAAATTCTTTTTCTTTATCGAATAAATATATTCT is a genomic window of Campylobacter blaseri containing:
- a CDS encoding relaxase/mobilization nuclease domain-containing protein is translated as MEKKYNFEDEWKARKVFEIFHQKQNSTFAFKNNSNYSKFLRASRNKTNNEVVIKITSSSKNFNLLKSHINYISRQGNIELVDSDYNLYSNKDEIKDACKNFNSVYKIPTQNEIINFRQKEKRETYNIVFSMKEHSLAPVNKIRIAAINTIKKKYPDNYFVIAMHNDTDNPHCHLCLKSVNKNGKRVNIKKADLNELRKNFAIELRKLNIEATATIRKNKY